One window from the genome of Pyrus communis chromosome 16, drPyrComm1.1, whole genome shotgun sequence encodes:
- the LOC137719623 gene encoding uncharacterized protein isoform X1 — protein sequence MPQLMNYRLKGFLPLPIEEERKWQQQQWGRKKDYSCFCDHFCPSKLWGLALAPLTVESSPANHRPLVAVLSLHADLLLFRPGLKKFCGMRFLSDSYTKLFLRLWPVINSPTSS from the exons ATGCCCCAGTTGATGAACTACAGGCTAAAGGGTTTTCTACCCCTACCGATTGAGGAAG AGAGAAAGTGGCAGCAGCAGCAGTGGGGAAGGAAGAAGGACTATTCCTGTTTCTGTGATCATTTCTGCCCTTCAAAGCTCTGGGGTTTGGCTTTGGCTCCGTTAACTGTTGAG AGTTCTCCAGCCAACCACAGACCCCTGGTTGCCGTACTTTCGTTGCACGCAGATCTTCTG TTGTTTAGGCCCGGACTGAAGAAGTTTTGTGGAATGAGATTCTTATCAGATTCTTATACCAAATTGTTTCTCCGTTTATGGCCGGTAATAAACAGTCCAACCAGTAGCTGA
- the LOC137719623 gene encoding uncharacterized protein isoform X2 yields the protein MPQLMNYRLKGFLPLPIEEERKWQQQQWGRKKDYSCFCDHFCPSKLWGLALAPLTVESSPANHRPLVAVLSLHADLLMRYSKELVAVWVRGV from the exons ATGCCCCAGTTGATGAACTACAGGCTAAAGGGTTTTCTACCCCTACCGATTGAGGAAG AGAGAAAGTGGCAGCAGCAGCAGTGGGGAAGGAAGAAGGACTATTCCTGTTTCTGTGATCATTTCTGCCCTTCAAAGCTCTGGGGTTTGGCTTTGGCTCCGTTAACTGTTGAG AGTTCTCCAGCCAACCACAGACCCCTGGTTGCCGTACTTTCGTTGCACGCAGATCTTCTG ATGCGCTATTCAAAAGAACTGGTTGCTGTTTGGGTGAGAGGCgtataa
- the LOC137721242 gene encoding RING-H2 finger protein ATL5-like, producing the protein MMGAGMNLITTVIGFGMSATFIVFVCTRIICGRLRGSESRPMFEIESRVDLEQPEHQASGLEQVVVSAIPTMKYDQKAFSSLEDAQCSICLGEYQEKEVLRIMPKCGHSFHLSCIDTWLRKQSTCPVCRLPLRESLGTKHVRSATFSVARSFDNSEISTEHSHHWLLPSTTERSAGNVSNQGHLESAPGNPSEPTPSRGEPETRH; encoded by the exons ATGATGGGTGCGGGTATGAACTTGATTACTACTGTGATAGGTTTTGGTATGAGTGCAACATTTATCGTGTTTGTTTGCACAAGAATCATCTGTGGGAGGCTGAGAGGTAGCGAATCGCGGCCTATGTTCGAGATTGAATCAAGGGTTGATCTTGAGCAG CCAGAGCATCAGGCTAGTGGCCTTGAACAAGTTGTGGTTTCTGCAATCCCTACGATGAAGTACGATCAAAAGGCTTTCAGTTCCTTAGAAGATGCGCA GTGCTCAATATGTTTGGGGGAGTACCAGGAGAAAGAAGTACTGCGAATCATGCCCAAATGTGGCCACAGTTTTCATCTCTCTTGCATTGATACATGGCTGAGGAAACAATCTACCTGCCCAGTTTGCCGTTTACCATTAAGAGAATCCCTCGGAACAAAACATGTGAGGTCAGCAACATTTAGCGTGGCTCGATCTTTTGACAATTCTGAGATTTCAACTGAACATTCTCATCACTGGCTATTACCTAGCACAACTGAGCGTTCAGCAGGAAACGTTAGCAACCAAGGGCATTTAGAATCTGCTCCAGGAAACCCCTCTGAACCGACCCCATCTAGAGGAGAACCAGAAACAAGGCATTGA